One Silene latifolia isolate original U9 population chromosome 4, ASM4854445v1, whole genome shotgun sequence DNA segment encodes these proteins:
- the LOC141651957 gene encoding protein FAR-RED IMPAIRED RESPONSE 1-like produces the protein MAFTPFTGVDNHKRYVTFCAALVAHEDADSFQWVLSRFLVAMGGKEPNYIITDQDPGILKAVPLVFKKARHRFCMWHIMNKVPTKYGVTREDYIVFIRKINTIIWDEDIEAAEFDARWEEIGEKHGLNNIDWFKEMFSKRNQWVMAHCRDLEMGAIMRTTQRPESENSFFKRFEGKSGTLLEFLLRFKSAMDQQRHTHKKLDNEDKHTSPKMETHLALEADGAKVYTHKVFKEFQEEAKYSIDTCKSRGFAETDSLEVTTVRDASRDKNYDVTYCPVTYKASCSCRMLERKGILCRHIIWIYSSNGVKTIPDEYVVNKWCKDALRSKSFNCNGDPAEEIDIIDVKQISMSKMWREVHQTVGILMGRSKEVVDSFSSLIKIFKDKLALLGSQMSKEQQMVALIGCSTTQEVTIFPPKKSKNKGSGKRLLSSKTKAIALAMKPKRMYLQFI, from the exons ATGGCCTTCACACCGTTCACCGGGGTGGATAACCATAAGCGGTATGTCACATTCTGTGCAGCCCTTGTCGCACATGAGGACGCTGATTCCTTTCAGTGGGTTTTGAGCCGTTTCCTGGTGGCAATGGGTGGAAAGGAGCCTAATTATATTATTACCGATCAGGATCCAGGCATTTTGAAAGCGGTACCACTTGTGTTCAAGAAAGCGAGgcaccgattttgcatgtggcatatcatgaacaaaGTGCCTACTAAGTATGGGGTGACAAGAGAAGATTATATTGTATTTATAAGGAAAATAAATACCATTATATGGGATGAGGACATTGAAGCTGCAGAATTCGATGCTAGATGGGAAGAGATAGGCGAAAAACATGGACTCAATAACATTGACTGGTTTAAAGAAATGTTCTCGAAAAGGAACCAGTGGGTAATGGCACATTGCAGGGACCTAGAGATGGGAGCTATTATGAGGACGACCCAAAGACCAGAGAGTGAAAATAGTTTTTTTAAAAGATTTGAGGGCAAATCAGGTACATTGCTTGAGTTTTTGCTGCGTTTTAAGAGTGCTATGGACCAACAACGGCATACGCATAAGAAGCTTGACAACGAAGACAAGCACACTTCTCCTAAAATGGAGACGCATTTGGCTCTTGAGGCTGACGGTGCAAAGGTGTACACTCATAAAGTTTTTAAGGAGTTCCAAGAGGAGGCCAAGTATTCGATCGATACATGTAAGAGTAGAGGTTTTGCCGAAACCGACTCTTTAGAGGTGACTACTGTAAGAGATGCAAGCAGGGACAAGAATTACGATGTTACGTACTGCCCAG TTACGTATAAAGCAAGTTGCAGCTGCAGAATGCTTGAAAGGAAGGGAATTCTGTGCAGGCATATAATATGGATTTACTCATCTAACGGAGTGAAGACTATACCGGATGAGTATGTTGTGAACAAATGGTGTAAAGATGCACTCCGGTCAAAATCCTTCAATTGTAATGGTGATCCAGCCGAAGAGATTGATATAATAGATGTCAAGCAGATTTCCATGTCAAAAATGTGGCGCGAGGTACACCAGACAGTTGGGATACTGATGGGAAGAAGCAAGGAAGTAGTTGACAGCTTTTCGTCTCTCATAAAAATTTTTAAGGACAAACTGGCACTATTAGGTTCACAAATGAGTAAAGAACAGCAAATGGTTGCGCTTATTGGGTGTTCTACTACTCAGGAAGTAACTATATTTCCACCAAAGAAATCGAAAAATAAGGGAAGTGGAAAGAGACTCTTGTCGAGTAAGACTAAAGCAATAGCCTTGGCGATGAAGCCGAAGCGCATGT ACTTACAGTTTATttga